In Anaerolineae bacterium, the genomic stretch CTACGGCATTTTGGCCGGCTTTATGACGCCGGTGGAAACCATGCCCGCCGTGGCGCAGTGGCTCTCAAACCTGATTCCCTTAAAATACTTTATCAACATCACCCGCGAGTTGTTTGCCAAAGGCGCCGGTCTCGAATCGTTAATCCCGCAACTCATCCCGCTGATTGTGATGAGTGCCATCCTTTTCACCGCCAGCATCCTATTATTACGGCGACGATTAATCTGATAGATAAACTCTGTAAAGGAGTGTTACATAATGAATTCCGATAAAATCCATGATTATTATGGAGAGGATGCAACTCAATACGAGAGCCAGGCTGCTGAAATTGGTTGGCATGGTCATGAAGTCATGTTTAATGTACGAATTCGTCAAGCCTAGAGTAAGCCTGACATTGTTTACCGAACCTTAAAAATTTGATCAAAATCCTTGACAACAACCCAGATTCATGATAAATTTTGAGTAATTGCTCATTTTTTGAATTTATACTCATTTTATGAGTGTTCACTCAATTCGAGAAAGGGTTGTGTTATGAACAACGAAAAATCAACGAGCCGGCGCGAGCGACGCATCGCCGCCCGTAAAGAACAAATTCTGCAAGCGGCCGCCGAGGTTTTTCGAGAAAAAGGCTATGGCCGGGCCACCACCAAAGAAATTGCCGACGCCGCCGATGTGTCGGAGGGCACGCTTTATAATTACTTCAACAACAAGCGTGAGCTGCTCATTGGCCTGGTACAGGACTTTACCAATGAAACCATCGCCGACATTGCCGAAATCCAGGCCGAGGGAATTGAGGACTTAATGATACAGGTGATGGTTAGCCGTTTAAAAAAAATGCGCCACAAACGCCTGATCACCCTCTTCCTGCACGAGGCCCGGATGGACCCTGAAATCCATCAATATTACGTAGAAGAGATGTTGGGCCGGTTTATCCACGAACTGGAAGAACGGCTGCGGGCGCTCATCAACGCCGGCATCATGCGGCCCATCAACCCGGCTATCACGGCTCGCGTCATTGTCAGCGCCATGACCGGGCTGGCCATAATTTTTGATGTGGGCGACGATACAGTGGTACAAGAAATGTCGGATGAGGAATTAGCCAAAGAAATGCTGAACTTTTTCAAACATGGCCTGTATCCCTGCCCGCCAACAGAGAAAGGCAGGGCCTGATGATCCGCCGGTTGTTCTCAATAATGTACAAAGAGTTTTTGCACATGTTCCGCGACCTGCGGATGTTAAGCTGGCTGTTCCTTATTCCCATTGTGCAGCTTTTCCTGCTGGCCTACGCGGCCAATCCCAATGTGGACCATTTGAGAACAGCCGTACTCGATCTGGATCACTCCACCCGCAGCCGTGACCTGCTTGCCACTTACCAGGCCTCAAACTATTTTGACATCACCCATTTTCCCGATGACCAAGCCACAATGGGGCAATTACTCGACCTGGGCCAGATTCGGGCCGGCCTCATCATCCCGGCCGGGTTTGGCGATCAATTGGGCCGCAAAGAACGCCCACAGGTGAAGTTTATTATTGACGGTTCCGACCCCACCGTGGCCAATGCCGCCTATTCTGCGGCCCAAACCGTGGGGCAGGCTATTTCT encodes the following:
- a CDS encoding TetR/AcrR family transcriptional regulator, which codes for MNNEKSTSRRERRIAARKEQILQAAAEVFREKGYGRATTKEIADAADVSEGTLYNYFNNKRELLIGLVQDFTNETIADIAEIQAEGIEDLMIQVMVSRLKKMRHKRLITLFLHEARMDPEIHQYYVEEMLGRFIHELEERLRALINAGIMRPINPAITARVIVSAMTGLAIIFDVGDDTVVQEMSDEELAKEMLNFFKHGLYPCPPTEKGRA